The genomic window GACGCCCGCCTTGCGGCCCGGCGGTTCGGAGGTCTTGAGGATTTCAAGATGCGGGGCGAGGTCGACACCGTAATCGGCCGCGCTCTTGTCGGCGATCGGCTTCTTCTTCGCCTTCATGATGTTGGGCAGGCTGGCGTAGCGCGGCTCGTTAAGCCGCAGGTCGGTGGTGACGATCGCCGGTCCCTTGAGCTGGACGGTCTGCAGGCCGCCATCGACCTCGCGCGTGACCTTGAAATCGGAGCCGTCGACCTCGAGCTTGGAGGCAAAGGTCGCCTGCGACCAGCCGAGCAGCGCGGCCAGCATCTGGCCGGTCTGGTTGGAATCGTCGTCGATCGCCTGCTTGCCGAGTATGACCAGGCCGGGCTTTTCCTCGTCGACAATGGCCTTGAGGATCTTCGCCACCGCCAGCGGTTCGACCATCCCCTCCGCCTTGACCAGAATGCCGCGATCGGCGCCCATGGCAAGCCCGGTGCGGATGGTCTCGGAGGCCTGGGCGGGGCCGATCGACGCCACCACCACCTCGGTTGCCTTGCCGGCCTCTTTCAGGCGCAAGGCCTCCTCGACGGCGATTTCATCGAATGGATTCATCGACATCTTGACGTTGGCGAGTTCCACGCCCGACCCATCGCTTTTGACCCGGACCTTGACGTTGTAATCGACCACCCGCTTTACCGGCACCAGAACCTTCATCGATCCTCTTTCGCTTGAATTTCAGGTTTGATCAGCATGGGCGCGGAACCTAAAGGTCCCGCCAACCCCGGTCAACGAGCGAAGGCCAAAAATCGCCTCCGGACCGGCGCAATCAGCGGTTCTGGCCGGGCACCCAGAGCACGTCTCCGGCGCCATTCTGGTTCACGGAACGGCTGGCGACGAACAGAAAGTCCGACAGCCGGTTCATATACTGGATCGCCGCCGCGCTGACCGCTTCGTTGGGCTGCGCCGCGAGTTCCACCATGATGCGTTCCGCCCTGCGGCAAATGGTACGCGCCAGATGCAGATGCGCCGCCGCGGGTGTGCCGCCGGGCAGCACGAACGAGGTCAGGGGCGACAGCCGCTCATTCA from Polyangia bacterium includes these protein-coding regions:
- a CDS encoding electron transfer flavoprotein subunit beta/FixA family protein; this encodes MKVLVPVKRVVDYNVKVRVKSDGSGVELANVKMSMNPFDEIAVEEALRLKEAGKATEVVVASIGPAQASETIRTGLAMGADRGILVKAEGMVEPLAVAKILKAIVDEEKPGLVILGKQAIDDDSNQTGQMLAALLGWSQATFASKLEVDGSDFKVTREVDGGLQTVQLKGPAIVTTDLRLNEPRYASLPNIMKAKKKPIADKSAADYGVDLAPHLEILKTSEPPGRKAGVKVKDVAELVSKLKNEAGVL
- a CDS encoding ATP:cob(I)alamin adenosyltransferase — its product is NERLSPLTSFVLPGGTPAAAHLHLARTICRRAERIMVELAAQPNEAVSAAAIQYMNRLSDFLFVASRSVNQNGAGDVLWVPGQNR